Proteins from one Catenuloplanes atrovinosus genomic window:
- the ndhC gene encoding NADH-quinone oxidoreductase subunit A, protein MEGYLGSYATLGLLLLAGVLFFAAAFGANRLLRPAAPTDPFGKREPYECGLDPVGGDWAQAQIRYYVYAYLYVLFAVESVFLFPWAVVFDRPGFGLATVVEMAVFVAVLALGILYAWRKNVLRWT, encoded by the coding sequence GTGGAGGGATACCTCGGCTCGTACGCCACGCTCGGCCTGCTGCTGCTCGCCGGCGTGCTCTTCTTCGCCGCCGCGTTCGGGGCGAACAGGCTGCTCAGACCCGCCGCGCCGACCGACCCGTTCGGCAAGCGCGAGCCGTACGAGTGCGGTCTCGACCCGGTCGGCGGCGACTGGGCGCAGGCGCAGATCCGGTACTACGTCTACGCGTACCTCTACGTGCTGTTCGCGGTGGAGAGCGTCTTCCTGTTCCCGTGGGCGGTGGTCTTCGACCGGCCCGGCTTCGGCCTCGCCACAGTGGTGGAAATGGCCGTTTTCGTGGCGGTATTGGCGCTCGGCATCCTCTACGCCTGGCGCAAGAACGTGCTCCGCTGGACCTGA
- a CDS encoding SRPBCC family protein, whose translation MTQPDPAENLREAATPGAGEVTATVIVNAPAATVFAAFTAWTKQSEWIPFTTVRVVEGDGGEGSLVEAVTAIGPAVLRDEMRVVRVDAPYEVRVVHCGKFLRGPGVLRCTPMENDRTQVVWHEWFHLPAGAAGKIAWPFLWPGSKVSLTQALKKFGAMVESGRLP comes from the coding sequence ATGACCCAGCCCGACCCGGCCGAGAACCTCCGGGAGGCCGCCACCCCCGGCGCCGGCGAGGTGACCGCCACGGTGATCGTCAACGCGCCCGCCGCCACCGTGTTCGCCGCGTTCACCGCCTGGACCAAGCAGTCCGAGTGGATCCCGTTCACCACGGTCCGCGTGGTCGAGGGCGACGGCGGCGAGGGCAGCCTGGTCGAGGCCGTCACCGCGATCGGCCCGGCCGTGCTCCGCGACGAGATGCGCGTGGTCCGCGTCGACGCCCCCTACGAGGTGCGCGTCGTGCACTGCGGGAAGTTCCTGCGCGGCCCCGGCGTGCTGCGCTGCACCCCGATGGAGAACGACCGGACCCAGGTCGTCTGGCACGAGTGGTTCCACCTCCCCGCCGGTGCCGCCGGCAAGATCGCCTGGCCGTTCCTCTGGCCCGGCTCCAAGGTCAGCCTCACCCAGGCGCTGAAGAAGTTCGGCGCGATGGTGGAGAGCGGCCGCCTGCCGTGA
- a CDS encoding DNA-3-methyladenine glycosylase I has protein sequence MSDLVVGEDGLARCAWGAGTPDYTIYHDTEWGRPVRDDDGLYERLTLEAFQSGLSWLTILRKRPAFRAAFAGFSIARVAEFGPDDEARLMADAGIVRNRMKVEAALANARAALDLPEGLAALLWSFAPPPRPRPATFSDVPAITAESTAMAKALKKRGFRFVGPTTAYALMQATGMVNDHLQGCHVRIV, from the coding sequence ATGTCAGACCTGGTCGTGGGCGAGGACGGTCTCGCCCGCTGCGCGTGGGGCGCCGGCACGCCCGATTACACGATCTACCACGACACCGAGTGGGGCCGCCCGGTCCGCGACGACGACGGCCTCTACGAGCGGCTCACGCTGGAGGCGTTCCAGTCCGGCCTGTCCTGGCTGACCATCCTGCGCAAACGCCCCGCGTTCCGGGCCGCGTTCGCCGGCTTCTCGATCGCGCGCGTGGCGGAGTTCGGCCCGGACGACGAGGCGCGCCTGATGGCCGACGCCGGCATCGTCCGCAACCGGATGAAGGTCGAGGCCGCCCTGGCGAACGCGCGGGCCGCACTCGACCTGCCGGAGGGCCTGGCCGCGCTGCTGTGGTCGTTCGCCCCGCCGCCCCGCCCGCGCCCCGCCACCTTCTCCGACGTGCCCGCGATCACTGCCGAGTCCACCGCGATGGCCAAGGCGCTGAAGAAGCGCGGTTTCCGCTTCGTCGGCCCCACCACGGCGTACGCGTTGATGCAGGCCACCGGCATGGTCAACGACCATCTCCAGGGTTGCCACGTGCGGATCGTGTGA
- a CDS encoding enoyl-CoA hydratase-related protein, which produces MTEPLLIERSEGVLTLVLNRPESMNSLDVALKEALRDTLAEIEADRTVRAVVLTGAGRAFCVGQDLREHVAILEAGDVDPLATVRAHYNPIAQRLANLPKPVVAAVRGTAAGAGASLAMLADFRIGGPATTFLMAFANVGLAGDTGISWSLPRIVGHAKAVELMLLAEPVRATEALTLGLLTRLTGTDDEVLPTAQELAARLAAGPTVAYGAIKRELSVGTAGTLSDALAAEAQAQAITGATTDHRNATTSFVKKEKPVFEGR; this is translated from the coding sequence GTGACCGAACCGTTGCTGATCGAGCGCTCCGAGGGCGTCCTCACGCTCGTGCTCAACCGTCCCGAGTCGATGAACTCACTGGACGTGGCCCTGAAGGAGGCGCTACGGGACACGCTCGCCGAGATCGAGGCCGACCGGACCGTCCGCGCCGTCGTGCTCACCGGCGCCGGCCGCGCGTTCTGCGTCGGCCAGGACCTGCGCGAGCACGTGGCCATCCTGGAGGCCGGCGACGTCGACCCGCTCGCCACGGTCCGCGCCCACTACAACCCGATCGCACAGCGCCTGGCGAACCTGCCCAAGCCCGTCGTCGCCGCCGTCCGCGGCACCGCGGCCGGCGCCGGCGCCTCCCTGGCCATGCTGGCCGACTTCCGCATCGGCGGCCCCGCCACCACGTTCCTGATGGCGTTCGCGAACGTCGGCCTGGCCGGCGACACCGGCATCTCCTGGTCCCTGCCGCGCATCGTCGGCCACGCCAAGGCCGTCGAGCTGATGCTGCTGGCCGAGCCGGTCCGCGCCACCGAGGCACTCACCCTCGGCCTGCTCACCCGCCTGACCGGCACCGACGACGAGGTCCTGCCGACCGCCCAGGAACTCGCCGCCCGCCTCGCCGCCGGCCCGACCGTCGCCTACGGCGCCATCAAGCGCGAACTCTCCGTCGGCACCGCCGGCACCCTCTCCGACGCACTCGCCGCCGAGGCCCAGGCCCAGGCGATCACCGGCGCCACCACCGACCACCGCAACGCCACCACCTCCTTCGTCAAGAAGGAGAAGCCGGTCTTCGAGGGCCGCTGA
- a CDS encoding PaaX family transcriptional regulator: MQARSALFDLYGDHLRTRGGRAPIAALVRLLAPLEIAAPAVRTAVSRMVRQGWLHPLRLASGPGYLLTPKAVRRLDDAATRIYRTARPGWDGHFDLIILRLPAHRRDRQRLADTLSYLGYGALDEQTWVAPRPGEDVDRLITEAGVSFERFSSTHTGGTAGASSLVRRAWDLGEIGRAYERFVADLTPVVSAVTARSRDLDAYAARFRLVHSWRQFLFRDPQLPPALLPDKWPGAAAATFFDRHASRLRPAADRYVDHCLAQSGRNTA, encoded by the coding sequence ATGCAGGCACGGTCTGCCCTCTTCGACCTCTATGGGGATCACCTTCGCACCCGGGGCGGACGCGCGCCCATCGCCGCCCTGGTCAGACTGCTCGCCCCCCTCGAGATCGCGGCGCCCGCCGTGCGTACCGCCGTGTCCCGCATGGTCCGGCAGGGCTGGCTGCACCCGCTGCGGCTGGCGTCCGGTCCCGGCTACCTGCTCACCCCGAAGGCCGTGCGCCGCCTGGACGACGCGGCCACCCGGATCTACCGCACCGCCCGCCCCGGCTGGGACGGGCACTTCGACTTGATCATCCTACGGCTGCCCGCGCACCGCCGGGACCGGCAGCGGCTCGCCGACACGCTGTCCTACCTGGGGTACGGCGCGCTGGACGAGCAGACCTGGGTGGCACCCCGGCCCGGCGAGGACGTGGATCGCCTGATCACCGAGGCCGGCGTCAGCTTTGAACGTTTCAGCTCCACGCACACCGGCGGCACGGCCGGCGCGTCCTCGCTGGTCCGCCGCGCCTGGGACCTCGGCGAGATCGGCCGGGCGTACGAGCGGTTCGTCGCCGACCTGACCCCGGTGGTGTCCGCGGTGACCGCCCGCAGCCGCGACCTCGACGCGTACGCCGCGCGCTTCCGGCTCGTCCACTCGTGGCGGCAGTTCCTCTTCCGCGACCCGCAACTGCCGCCCGCGCTGCTGCCGGACAAGTGGCCCGGTGCCGCCGCGGCCACGTTCTTCGACCGACACGCGTCCCGGTTGCGCCCCGCCGCCGACCGGTACGTCGACCATTGTCTCGCGCAGTCCGGGCGCAACACCGCTTGA
- a CDS encoding DUF3117 domain-containing protein: MAAMKPRTGDGPLEVTKEGRGIVMRVPLEGGGRLVVEMTPDEANALGDALKAAAG, from the coding sequence ATGGCGGCGATGAAGCCGCGGACGGGCGACGGTCCGCTGGAGGTCACCAAGGAAGGCCGGGGGATCGTCATGCGGGTTCCACTGGAGGGTGGTGGGCGGCTCGTCGTCGAGATGACTCCTGACGAGGCGAATGCGCTCGGCGACGCGCTGAAGGCCGCCGCCGGCTGA
- a CDS encoding leucyl aminopeptidase family protein, translated as MPNVRLVSEPDLTSVVVLPVRPVAEPAEEGPAAELVAAGHALPADVTAEVTAFLAESEATGRAGSTVTLPRPTRTPAKLIFVGVGDADEAGWRAAGAAVSRAVDTAATVLLPSGVSGAAVRGLAEGLHLGAYRFTVPAEFDEAGPEPAEIALAAGGDFAAELTTASVVAAATALARDWTNTPSSIKSPDWLAAEMAAAGDRPGLDGVGGRAEVVVRDAAWLREQGFGGVLAVGGGSANEPRLVEATWSPEGATRHVVLVGKGITFDTGGISIKPVAAMKLMRKDMGGAAAVVAAVHAAAALRLPVRVTALAPLAENMVSGSAFRPGDVVRHFGGMTSETTNSDAEGRLVLADAMAYAVQRLAPDLLIDLATLTGANAVALGKTMAALYSPNDALAKELADAAEDAGEHAWRMPLADEYADTLRSDIADVYSAPPAVSSISAALFLREFTGDLRNEWAHFDMSAPSWSDGVDGVLAKGATGWGVRTLVRWLRTL; from the coding sequence ATGCCGAACGTCCGCCTGGTCTCCGAGCCGGATCTGACTTCAGTGGTGGTGCTGCCGGTGCGCCCGGTGGCCGAGCCCGCCGAGGAGGGACCGGCGGCCGAGCTGGTGGCGGCCGGCCACGCGCTGCCGGCCGACGTGACCGCGGAGGTGACCGCGTTCCTGGCCGAGTCGGAGGCGACCGGCCGGGCGGGGAGCACGGTCACGCTGCCGCGCCCCACCCGTACCCCCGCGAAATTGATCTTTGTTGGGGTCGGCGACGCGGACGAGGCGGGCTGGCGTGCGGCGGGCGCGGCCGTGTCCCGCGCGGTGGACACGGCGGCGACCGTGCTGCTGCCGTCCGGAGTGTCCGGTGCCGCGGTCCGCGGCCTGGCGGAGGGCCTGCACCTGGGCGCCTACCGGTTCACCGTCCCGGCGGAGTTCGACGAGGCCGGCCCGGAGCCGGCCGAGATCGCGCTGGCGGCCGGCGGGGACTTCGCGGCGGAGCTGACCACCGCGTCCGTGGTGGCGGCCGCGACCGCCCTGGCCCGCGACTGGACCAACACGCCGTCGTCGATCAAGAGCCCGGACTGGCTGGCCGCCGAGATGGCGGCCGCGGGCGACCGGCCCGGCCTGGACGGCGTGGGCGGGCGCGCGGAGGTCGTGGTCCGGGACGCGGCATGGCTGCGCGAGCAGGGCTTCGGCGGCGTGCTCGCGGTCGGCGGCGGCTCCGCGAACGAGCCCCGGCTGGTCGAGGCCACGTGGAGCCCCGAGGGCGCGACCCGGCACGTGGTGCTGGTCGGCAAGGGCATCACGTTCGACACCGGCGGCATCTCGATCAAGCCGGTCGCGGCGATGAAGCTGATGCGCAAGGACATGGGCGGCGCCGCGGCAGTGGTCGCGGCCGTGCACGCGGCGGCGGCGCTGCGGCTGCCGGTGCGGGTGACCGCGCTGGCGCCGCTCGCGGAGAACATGGTGAGCGGCTCCGCGTTCCGCCCCGGCGACGTGGTGCGCCACTTCGGCGGCATGACCAGCGAGACCACGAACAGCGACGCGGAGGGCCGGCTGGTGCTGGCCGACGCGATGGCGTACGCGGTGCAGCGGCTCGCGCCCGACCTGCTGATCGACCTCGCCACGCTGACCGGCGCGAACGCGGTGGCGCTCGGCAAGACCATGGCCGCGCTGTACAGCCCGAACGACGCGCTGGCCAAGGAGCTGGCGGACGCGGCCGAGGACGCGGGCGAGCACGCCTGGCGCATGCCGCTGGCCGACGAGTACGCGGACACGCTGCGCAGCGACATCGCGGACGTCTACAGCGCGCCGCCGGCGGTCAGCTCGATCTCCGCCGCGCTGTTCCTCCGCGAGTTCACCGGCGACCTGCGCAACGAGTGGGCGCACTTCGACATGTCGGCGCCGTCCTGGTCGGACGGCGTGGACGGGGTGCTGGCCAAGGGCGCGACCGGCTGGGGCGTACGCACGCTGGTCCGCTGGCTGCGGACTCTCTAG
- a CDS encoding O-methyltransferase yields MQFSEGYVAEDMILQTARGLAHEVGLGTVTPGAGAALRLLAAAGNAKAVVEIGTGIGVSGLWLLRGMRRDGVLTTIDVESEYQRIARRIFVESGFPSGRTRIITGRALDVLPRLADGVYDLVFVDADVAEYAACTVAALRLLRPGGVLAINNALAGGRIGDPAARDLVTITIRELVKAIRESEEWVPALLPVGAGLLSAVKRAS; encoded by the coding sequence ATGCAGTTCAGCGAGGGGTACGTCGCGGAGGACATGATCCTGCAGACCGCGCGCGGCCTGGCGCACGAGGTCGGCCTGGGCACCGTGACGCCGGGGGCCGGGGCGGCGTTGCGCCTGCTCGCGGCCGCGGGCAACGCCAAGGCGGTGGTGGAGATCGGCACCGGCATCGGCGTCAGCGGACTCTGGCTGCTGCGCGGCATGCGGCGCGACGGCGTGCTGACCACGATCGACGTGGAGAGCGAGTACCAGCGGATCGCCCGGCGGATCTTCGTGGAGAGCGGCTTCCCGTCCGGCCGCACCCGGATCATCACGGGCCGGGCGCTGGACGTGCTCCCCCGGCTCGCCGACGGCGTCTACGACCTGGTGTTCGTGGACGCGGACGTGGCCGAGTACGCGGCCTGCACGGTGGCCGCGCTGCGCCTGCTCCGGCCGGGCGGCGTGCTGGCGATCAACAACGCGCTGGCCGGCGGGCGGATCGGCGACCCGGCCGCGCGCGACCTGGTCACCATCACGATCCGCGAGCTGGTCAAGGCGATCCGGGAGTCGGAGGAGTGGGTGCCCGCGCTCCTTCCGGTCGGCGCGGGCCTGCTCTCCGCGGTCAAGCGGGCGTCCTAG
- a CDS encoding cellulase family glycosylhydrolase, whose product MRKRLGVAAATLLALVVSMVVFTLPAHAAAGFQVSGGRLLDANGNDFVMRGINHAHTWYPTQTGSFADIKATGANTVRVVLASGQRWTRNEASDVANVISLCKANRLICVLEVHDTTGYGEQAGAATLAQAVDYWISVQSALTGQERYVILNIGNEPYGNQNYQSWAADTSTAIQRLRTAGFDHTIMVDAPNWGQDWTFTMRDNASTVFNADPDRNTMFSVHMYGVFDTAAEVTDYLGRFISAGLPIVVGEFGDMHSDGNPDEDAIMATAQARRIGYLGWSWSGNGGGVEYLDIVTNFNPASLSPWGQRLINGANGIRATSVEASVYGGGGSSPTPTRTTGPTPTGSPSPTGGSSGCTATYAVSGQWSGGFQGDVRVTATGAITGWRVTWTYGAGQTVTNAWNATITSSGAAVTATNVSHNGRLAAGGSTSFGFLGSWTGGNPVPAVTCTAS is encoded by the coding sequence ATGAGGAAGAGACTGGGCGTCGCCGCGGCGACGCTGCTCGCGCTTGTCGTCTCCATGGTGGTCTTCACGCTCCCCGCGCATGCGGCCGCCGGTTTCCAGGTCAGCGGCGGGCGGCTGCTCGACGCCAACGGCAACGATTTCGTCATGCGCGGCATCAACCACGCGCACACCTGGTACCCCACGCAGACCGGCTCGTTCGCGGACATCAAGGCGACCGGCGCCAACACGGTCCGGGTGGTGCTCGCCAGCGGACAGCGCTGGACCAGGAACGAGGCGTCCGACGTCGCCAACGTGATCAGCCTGTGCAAGGCGAACCGGCTGATCTGCGTGCTGGAGGTGCACGACACCACCGGGTACGGCGAGCAGGCCGGCGCCGCCACCCTGGCCCAGGCGGTCGACTACTGGATCAGCGTGCAGAGCGCGCTGACCGGCCAGGAGCGCTACGTCATTTTGAACATCGGCAACGAGCCGTACGGCAACCAGAACTACCAGTCCTGGGCCGCCGACACCTCCACCGCGATCCAGCGGCTGCGCACCGCCGGCTTCGACCACACGATCATGGTGGACGCGCCGAACTGGGGCCAGGACTGGACGTTCACCATGCGCGACAACGCGTCCACGGTGTTCAACGCGGACCCGGACCGGAACACGATGTTCTCCGTCCACATGTACGGCGTGTTCGACACGGCCGCGGAGGTCACCGACTACCTGGGCCGGTTCATCAGCGCGGGCCTGCCGATCGTGGTCGGTGAGTTCGGCGACATGCACTCGGACGGCAACCCGGACGAGGACGCCATCATGGCGACCGCGCAGGCCCGGCGGATCGGCTACCTCGGCTGGTCGTGGAGCGGCAACGGCGGCGGCGTGGAGTACCTGGACATCGTGACGAACTTCAACCCGGCCAGCCTGAGCCCATGGGGCCAGCGGCTGATCAACGGCGCGAACGGGATCCGGGCCACGTCCGTCGAGGCGTCGGTCTACGGCGGCGGTGGCTCCAGCCCGACGCCCACCCGGACCACCGGCCCCACGCCGACCGGCAGCCCGTCGCCGACCGGCGGGTCGTCCGGCTGCACCGCCACCTACGCCGTCTCCGGCCAGTGGAGCGGCGGGTTCCAGGGCGACGTGCGGGTCACCGCCACCGGCGCGATAACCGGCTGGAGGGTCACCTGGACGTACGGCGCCGGTCAGACCGTGACGAACGCCTGGAACGCCACGATCACCTCCAGCGGCGCCGCGGTCACCGCGACGAACGTCTCGCACAACGGGAGGCTGGCGGCCGGCGGCTCCACCAGCTTCGGCTTCCTCGGGTCGTGGACCGGCGGCAACCCGGTGCCCGCGGTGACCTGCACCGCCTCGTAA
- a CDS encoding S1C family serine protease, with the protein MTDGGNPPQPGVSGTSAPPGSAWWSDAMSDPWRNPYTQAAVVLPAEPAGDGEPEPVTDPDAPRAHVWRPVVLLCLVSALLAGVLGGATGYAMALRGGVAGGGIPVGAGALDPPAAAARPPESLAGVVERVSPSVVTIRVSGPEGGVGSGFVVSQDGYVITNHHVVEGARGALAVVFEDGSAVPASLVGQDPESDLAVLKVEKEGLVAVDLGDSDAVAVGDPLLAFGSPLALAGTVTYGIVSAVDRTIQSDQSGQVRYYAAIQTDAAVNQGNSGGPLVDAAGRVVGVNAVIKSVSGEPASAGNIGIAFAIPINQAKRVSQEIIATGKARRTVIGAEVGNASSGLTGGVRLDTVQQNGPASAAGLRAGDVVTRLDHHPLNDAIDLVALVRKYAPGSVVTVEFRRGSSTQTASVTLAADAQ; encoded by the coding sequence GTGACCGACGGCGGGAATCCGCCCCAGCCGGGCGTGAGCGGCACCTCGGCCCCGCCCGGTTCCGCGTGGTGGTCCGACGCCATGTCCGACCCCTGGCGTAACCCGTACACGCAGGCGGCGGTCGTGCTGCCCGCGGAGCCGGCCGGCGACGGCGAGCCCGAGCCGGTCACCGACCCGGACGCGCCGCGTGCCCACGTCTGGCGTCCCGTCGTGCTGCTCTGCCTGGTCAGCGCGCTGCTGGCCGGCGTGCTCGGCGGCGCCACCGGCTACGCGATGGCGCTGCGCGGCGGCGTCGCGGGCGGCGGCATCCCGGTCGGCGCCGGCGCGCTCGATCCGCCCGCCGCGGCGGCGCGCCCGCCGGAGTCGCTGGCCGGCGTGGTGGAGCGGGTCAGCCCGAGCGTGGTCACCATCCGGGTCAGCGGCCCGGAGGGCGGCGTCGGCTCCGGCTTCGTCGTCAGCCAGGACGGTTACGTGATCACCAACCACCACGTGGTGGAGGGCGCGCGCGGCGCGCTGGCCGTGGTCTTCGAGGACGGCTCCGCGGTGCCGGCCTCGCTGGTCGGCCAGGACCCGGAGTCCGACCTCGCGGTGCTGAAGGTGGAGAAGGAGGGCCTGGTCGCGGTCGACCTCGGTGACTCCGACGCGGTGGCGGTCGGTGACCCGCTGCTGGCGTTCGGCTCCCCGCTGGCGCTGGCCGGCACCGTGACGTACGGCATCGTCAGCGCGGTCGACCGCACCATCCAGTCCGATCAGAGCGGCCAGGTGCGCTACTACGCGGCGATCCAGACCGACGCGGCCGTCAACCAGGGCAACTCGGGTGGCCCGCTGGTCGACGCGGCCGGCCGGGTGGTCGGCGTCAACGCGGTGATCAAGTCGGTGTCCGGCGAGCCGGCGTCCGCGGGCAACATCGGCATCGCCTTCGCCATCCCGATCAACCAGGCGAAACGCGTCAGCCAGGAGATCATCGCGACCGGCAAGGCGCGGCGCACCGTGATCGGCGCGGAGGTCGGCAACGCGTCCAGCGGGCTGACCGGCGGGGTGCGGCTGGACACCGTGCAGCAGAACGGGCCGGCCTCGGCCGCCGGCCTGCGCGCCGGCGACGTGGTCACCCGGCTCGACCACCATCCGCTGAACGACGCGATCGACCTGGTCGCGCTGGTCCGCAAGTACGCGCCCGGCTCGGTGGTGACGGTGGAGTTCCGCCGCGGATCGAGCACACAGACCGCGTCGGTCACGCTGGCCGCGGATGCGCAGTGA
- a CDS encoding preprotein translocase subunit TatB: MFENLNWWEIGGLILLALLIFGDRLPQVIQDGLRMIRNLRNMARDATSDLGRELGTDIQLEDLHPKAFIRKHLLSEEDEAALRNPIQGLVDSVKKDVTGINDELKDVATSIDPRRGDPAPATTPAPAATPANKPAAFDFDAT; this comes from the coding sequence GTGTTCGAGAACCTCAACTGGTGGGAAATCGGCGGGCTGATCCTGCTCGCCCTGCTGATCTTCGGCGATCGCCTGCCGCAGGTCATCCAGGACGGTCTGCGCATGATCCGCAACCTGCGGAACATGGCCCGCGACGCCACCAGTGACCTCGGTCGTGAGCTGGGCACCGACATCCAGCTCGAAGACCTGCACCCGAAGGCCTTCATTCGCAAGCATCTGCTGAGCGAGGAGGACGAGGCGGCCCTGCGCAACCCGATTCAGGGCCTGGTCGACTCCGTGAAGAAGGACGTCACCGGCATCAACGACGAGCTGAAGGACGTCGCCACCTCGATCGACCCGCGCCGTGGCGACCCCGCGCCGGCTACCACCCCGGCCCCGGCCGCCACCCCGGCGAACAAGCCGGCCGCGTTCGACTTCGACGCGACCTGA
- a CDS encoding P-loop NTPase: MSVPVTTVEDAVRAALATVDDPEIRRPITDLGMVGALEIDGSGRVRVGILLTVSGCPLRDKLTSDITTAVGAVPGVTSVSIDFGVMSNEQRQELQQKLRGAGGQQQAVIPFAQPGSRTRVYAVASGKGGVGKSSVTVNLAAALAARGLNVGVIDADIYGHSVPRMLGADGRPTRVEDMIMPPQAHGVKVISIGMFTAGNAAVVWRGPMLHRALEQFLADVYWGDLDVLLLDLPPGTGDVAISLAQLLPNAEILVVTTPQAAAAEVAERAGAIALQTHQRLVGVVENMSWLELPTGERMEIFGSGGGAAVAESLTRTIGAQVPLLGQIPLDTRVREAGDSGAPIVVSAPDAPAAAALQAVAEKLAVRRESLIGKPLGLTPSGR, encoded by the coding sequence ATGTCTGTCCCAGTCACCACCGTCGAAGACGCCGTCCGGGCCGCGCTGGCCACGGTCGACGACCCGGAGATCCGCCGCCCGATCACCGACCTCGGCATGGTCGGCGCACTGGAGATCGACGGCTCCGGCCGGGTCCGGGTGGGCATCCTGCTCACCGTCTCCGGGTGCCCGCTGCGGGACAAGCTGACCAGCGACATCACCACCGCGGTCGGCGCGGTCCCGGGTGTGACGTCCGTCTCCATCGACTTCGGCGTGATGAGCAACGAGCAGCGCCAGGAACTCCAGCAGAAGCTGCGCGGCGCCGGCGGTCAGCAGCAGGCGGTCATCCCGTTCGCGCAGCCCGGCTCGCGCACCCGCGTCTACGCGGTGGCCAGCGGCAAGGGTGGCGTCGGCAAGTCCAGCGTCACGGTCAACCTGGCGGCCGCGCTCGCCGCCCGCGGTCTGAACGTCGGCGTGATCGACGCGGACATCTACGGGCACTCGGTGCCGCGCATGCTGGGCGCGGACGGCCGTCCCACCCGCGTCGAGGACATGATCATGCCGCCGCAGGCGCACGGCGTGAAGGTGATCTCGATCGGCATGTTCACGGCCGGCAACGCGGCCGTGGTCTGGCGCGGGCCGATGCTGCACCGCGCGCTGGAGCAGTTCCTGGCCGACGTCTACTGGGGCGATCTGGACGTGCTGCTGCTGGACCTGCCGCCGGGCACCGGCGACGTGGCGATCTCGCTCGCCCAGCTGCTGCCGAACGCGGAGATCCTGGTGGTCACCACGCCGCAGGCCGCGGCCGCGGAGGTGGCGGAGCGGGCCGGCGCGATCGCGCTGCAGACCCACCAGCGGCTGGTCGGCGTGGTGGAGAACATGTCCTGGCTGGAGCTGCCGACCGGCGAGCGGATGGAGATCTTCGGCTCCGGCGGCGGCGCGGCCGTGGCCGAGTCGCTGACCCGGACGATCGGCGCCCAGGTCCCGCTGCTCGGCCAGATCCCGCTGGACACGCGCGTGCGCGAGGCCGGGGACAGCGGCGCGCCGATCGTGGTCTCCGCGCCGGACGCACCGGCCGCGGCGGCGCTTCAGGCGGTGGCGGAGAAGCTGGCGGTGCGGCGGGAGTCGCTGATCGGCAAGCCGCTGGGCCTGACGCCGAGCGGCCGCTGA
- a CDS encoding DUF1003 domain-containing protein, with amino-acid sequence MADSRRRERLDQPQEPGRIRLPKFDPEAFGQWSESIARYMGTAKFLVYMTVVILIWIGWNVLAPASLRFDPYTFTFLTLILSLQASYAAPLILLAQNRQADRDRIAAEEDRRRAVMQKADTEYLAREIASLRVALGDVSTRDFVRSELARLADELDEQANRRQRRAEKAAEKAAEKADKAEKRAAKQRKPAKLDEPIDADSYDPEHVDQL; translated from the coding sequence GTGGCTGACAGCCGGCGGCGAGAGCGGCTCGATCAGCCGCAGGAGCCGGGGCGGATCCGGCTGCCGAAGTTCGACCCGGAGGCGTTCGGGCAGTGGTCGGAGAGCATCGCGCGGTACATGGGTACCGCGAAGTTCCTGGTCTACATGACCGTGGTGATCCTCATCTGGATCGGCTGGAACGTGCTGGCGCCGGCGTCGCTGCGCTTCGACCCGTACACGTTCACGTTCCTGACGCTGATTCTGTCGTTGCAGGCGTCGTACGCGGCGCCGCTGATCCTGCTGGCGCAGAACCGGCAGGCTGACCGGGACCGGATCGCGGCCGAGGAGGACCGGCGCCGGGCCGTGATGCAGAAGGCGGACACGGAGTACCTGGCGCGGGAGATCGCCTCGCTGCGGGTGGCGCTGGGCGACGTGTCCACCCGCGACTTCGTCCGGTCCGAGTTGGCGCGGCTGGCGGATGAGCTGGACGAGCAGGCGAACCGGCGGCAGCGGCGCGCGGAGAAGGCGGCGGAGAAGGCCGCCGAGAAGGCGGACAAGGCGGAGAAGCGGGCGGCCAAGCAGCGCAAGCCGGCCAAGCTGGACGAGCCGATCGACGCCGACTCATACGACCCCGAGCACGTGGACCAGCTCTGA